The Bombina bombina isolate aBomBom1 chromosome 9, aBomBom1.pri, whole genome shotgun sequence sequence TTAAGACCTCCAAATAAGCAGTGGGTGGAGCTTAAACactgaaaacaattgcagcaaacatgtaaaatgcaataaaaatattttacactcacctagtatgttaatGTATAAATAAGGAATTTAGTGGAAGGCACTTTGTAAATCCTATGCTATACTATGGGGTAAAAGATAGTTACATTAGGTTAAGATAATTTTGGCAAAGTAAAGGGAATTATTCCCCACTAGCAGCTTGAAGGTGCTCAAATAATTTATAAGTAAGATGTAAAACAATGTTGTATCACTTTATAGACAGAAACTAAGTTGAAGGCTATTAAAGCATAGACAGAAACAAGCATTTTTGCTTCACCATAGTATTTTCTAGTGCTATTGGCATTTTCTCTCTGTTCAGGGAATGGGAGGAGATCAGCCTATAAAGAGTCAACTTGTTCTCCATGCTCTCACTTATTGCAATGAACAGCTCAAGTAGCACAACCCACATGACAGCATTCCTCAGCAGCAGACCTGAGCTGAATCATCCCATTCTGCAGCCGGTATGGGACATTGTCAGATCACAGGAGCAATGGATCAAGTCTCCTTTCTACCCAGTGATATTTGCTTTCACTGTCTACATGATGTTCTGCATCCCCTACCTGATGCTGGACTTCTTAGCTCGTGTGATACCAGAGCTGAAAAAGTACCAGCTGCAGCCCCGCACTAACACCACGCTGGCTATGGTCCTGCACTGCTTGGCTTTCACTGTGTATAGCCACCTGGTCTTTGTGTTCCCAGTGACTGTTGCCTACTGGTGGTGGAGACCTGTGCACTTACCACTTGCTGCACCAGAACTACACAGTTTTGTGTTTGATAGTATAGCCTGTCTGCTCCTGTTTGATTTCCAGTATTTTGTCTGGCATGTTCTGCACCATAAGGTCCCCTGGTTGTACAAGACCTTCCACAAGCAACATCACAAGTATACCTCCACCTTTGCTCTTGCTACACAATATTCCAGTGCCTGGGAGATGCTCTCACTTGGATTATTTGCTGGAGTAAGCCCCATGATGTTGGGTTGCCATCCAATGACAGAAATGGGGTTCTTCATCCTTAACATCTATCTGTCTGTGGAAGATCACTCTGGTTATGACCTTCCCTGGTCTACTCACAAGATTATACCATTTGGACTCTGTGGAGGACCTGGACATCATGATTTGCATCATGAGAAGTTTTTCTCCAACTATGCACCTTATTTTACCCACTGGGACAAGCTCTTCAGGACACAAGCAAATCAATCCTCTAAGTGAACTTATGTACATTctgtataaactatattaacttttGAAGAACATAAGAGTTTTGCACAAAATTACTTTCTGGTTAATTCAGCCCCACTGCAAGAGGCTTTTCGTTAATTTTGTTATATAGTTGCATGGATTTATACATTGGTCAATACTTATTGATTCCTCAACTATGTTTTAATGATGCTTTGTTTTTATTATCTTGGCACTTCAGTTATTTTGAATTCATCTCAGAATTGTTATGAAAGATTTATACATTGGTCAGGCAGACATTTATAGTGatggaaatgtatttaaatgttttagtttttttaaccattttataaATTTCTGACTCTAACatggtatgtttttatatatatatatatatatagtaatagaggATTGACACTATGCACAAGCCTTATAAAACAATTGAACATTTATTCGATAGGCATTAAGAGTTGAAAACAAACTCACAGAAGACAAGTAGGAgatacgtcatctgacgcgtttcacgccccacTGGCgctttgagaaatatatatataaatgttgatGAGAAAAGGCTTGACAATATCTCAGGAGTTCAGTAATTTCTGTAATTACAAAATCTAACACTAATAAGATGTATGGGATTGTTTTGGAAAGCACTTTAACTGTATATAGTTTGAAACTGCAAACAATGTTATATTGAAATGTGGCCATTTTTGTCCTTGTGTTGTGTTACAAATAAATGATCAATTATTGTATAAAtgctttatatttttgtattatgttttGTATAAGAGCTTTATTTTTGCCAATAAgcaaaccaaaaataaataaataaacacacaaagtttaaaaggggcattaaactcaatatttttctttcatgattcagatagaacatagaattttaaacaactttctaatgtacttttagtatcaaatcttccttttcttgttatcctttgttgaaaacaagataggtaagctcaggagtgtgcacatgtctgcagcactatatggcagatgtCAGCACTACTtattgtcatgtagtgctccagacatgtgcacgctatctatctcttcaacaaagaataacatatgaacaaagctaatttgatagtagaagtaaattgtaaaacatttttaaaattgtattctctatctgaatcatgaaagaacaagtttgggtttcatgtgcctttaaaaggatatgaaatagTGCTTGTTTAGAAAAAAGTCAaaccaaagtaaacataaaaagaaagcgATTGTGCTATAAAAAAacccagcaaacaacttacttgtcttcttgcataatgagcacttaAAAATGTGTCATTTCCTGCAGCTAGATACGAAGCAGACATGCTGAAAACGTAAGtttcattctgcctcttctgagcattggCAAGAAACTGCTTTCCCGTCTCTCTAGCCTTAACTAAATAGCAAACCAGCTCAtgctactctagaagatttattacCTCATGTTAGATATGACTTCATATAGAGACCCCAGCCTCATTTTGGGACTGTGACAGGAAGTGATAGACACTgctcaaattaagttaaaaaaatgatATCTATTAAGTATAAGCTACTGTttgaagtgaaagtcaatcctagcgattTACAAACACTAGGACTGACTATTGAAAcagataaaggggactttcattcatgaagtataagatacctcatgtagaaagctcctttatttgtttcaatcgatcgttgttacagcagcccacggctaaaaaaaaagccaagccgaatttactgcacggctattggctaagtggtgaaaacgtcacctctaagcaaaaaaattttttagccggtgatcaattgaaacaaataaaggagctttctacatgaagtatcttatacttcatgaatgaaagtcccctttatttgtttcaagagtcaatcctagtgtttgtaaaacgctaggatttactttcactttaatgtttttttttttttttttattttagcaatgaAGCAGACTGTTTTATATCGCATTACATTCAGATGAGCTTTGTGCACATGTATAAGCcctagagacaaaataaataaatcattatatttgaactgtaataaataaaatgaaagcaCTCCATTTTCACAAGGAGCC is a genomic window containing:
- the LOC128640415 gene encoding cholesterol 25-hydroxylase-like protein yields the protein MTVIQGKEFLCASYEIFLQPVWDIVRSQEQWIKSPFYPVIFAFTVYMMFCIPYLMLDFLARVIPELKKYQLQPRTNTTLAMVLHCLAFTVYSHLVFVFPVTVAYWWWRPVHLPLAAPELHSFVFDSIACLLLFDFQYFVWHVLHHKVPWLYKTFHKQHHKYTSTFALATQYSSAWEMLSLGLFAGVSPMMLGCHPMTEMGFFILNIYLSVEDHSGYDLPWSTHKIIPFGLCGGPGHHDLHHEKFFSNYAPYFTHWDKLFRTQANQSSK